Below is a genomic region from Clostridiaceae bacterium.
CCTGGCTATATTGCAAAAGGTATTTTCAAGCATAACTTTTGTGTATTCATTGCTGTCACTCCATAAAATATTATCATAAGGATCAATATTAACAATTATTGATTTTTCACTCATCCTAATTCCTCCACATTGCTTATTTATTTTATTATATAGACCTTTTATGCCAGTTTAGGTCATATGAGTTATTTCTAAAAAACTCATATGTCTTTAAAGCCAGCACAAAAAGTTAATTTAATTTTCTATCTTATTATAATTTTTTAAATAAGGTAAAAAAACTTCATAATAATTTAACCCATCAAAATAATCTTCTTATTTGTACTATTTTATACTCCTTACGCATATATTTTCAATTCATCACCTGTTTTATTATTATCTGTCTGCTGAATATCAAGCTGACTTTGTATACTGTTGATTAAAAAAGCCGAAATATACTGGGATACAGTCAAAATCAACATTGCTGTAACATATCCTGCTGCACTGCCTGGCATGTTCATTGTCAATATAATTCCAAGAACCTTGCCTGCTCCCAGAAAAAATTCCCGGATTGTATGGACTTCAGCGCCTTTCCCTTTAAAATAATCGATGTTTTGGACAACGGAAAAATAGATATTTACCTGCGGCATGTTGATAAAGTATATCAGAAGAGAATTAACAACATTAAAAGCAATTAGTGTTACAGGGCTCAGGTTAATATATAATAAGGCAATGGCGCCGGCTATTACCGTAACAGAAAAAAATACGCTCCTGCTTCTCCTGCCGGGTGTTACAAGCAAGGCATACAAGCTGGCAGACAAGATGGCACAGGCATTTCCCAGAAAAGAATTAATTCCAATGACCGCCTCATTGGCAATAAACTGGTAAATCAATACACTGATGAAAAATGAAAAAGTCCCATCACGAATACCAATTAAAAAAGTAATCCCCATTATCTTCCATCCTATTTTATTCTGTAACAGGGTTTGGGCTACTTCACTTAAGTAAACTTTTTTATCTTTGTCAAACTGACTCAAGGGTGCCAGTTCCATGGAGAATTTTAGCGCCAATGAGGAAAGCATAAACATAAGAATAAATAAAATACGATATCCTGTAAAGTCTTTAAACAAAGATAATAAAAATCCTAAAATCAAAGGCAGTGCCAGTGAAATAACTGATCCTACGGTAGATAATATTCCTGTTGCAGTGTCAAGATTGTCATCATTTGTGTAGGATACAAGCTGCAGGCAGTATGTGGCATAATAAAATCCTGCTGCAATGGATAAAAGGGTACCAATTGCCCAATAGTAGTTGGCAGCATACTCACCTGTTATTACCAATGATGCAAATACAATTCCATATAACAGGAAGCTTATCCGCTGGGATATGAGAGGAGAAGCTTTCCTTAGTACAAAAACGGTACCGATCATGGAAAATGGCTGTACTGCACTTAAAAAGATATTATAGATCATCACCTGGTCTGAATTCCCGGAAGCCTTAAACAGAAATGTATTAATAAACAGGTTTATAATTGTGACAAAACCAAGAAAACAAGAATTCATTTTAAGAAATGCCCTGAAGTTTTTATTCAGGCTTCGGATTTTTGCAATACCGCGGTCAAAAATAATTCTTCTCATTGTAAGTATCTCCTTCGCCAAAATGGCCGGTCACCAGAAGCAGTGATTTAAAAAAAGCAAACTTGCTTCGCTTGAGGATTCAGTGGGGTCTTGCACCCCCCACTGAACAAGGTTGTTATTTTAATTTGCCTCAATTCAGATCCCGCTTGTAAAAGCGGGAGATTTCTTGAAGCCTTGTTAAATTTCAATTTATTTATTAACTAAAGTATTCCACTCCAGCTTCAAATATTTTTTGATCTTTTTCTCCAGGTACATTCTTAGCCACATTTGTACCAATTCTTTCAGAATGACCCATTTTACCCAACACTCTTCCATCAGGACTTGTAATACATTCAATACCATGGATGGAGCCGTTGGGGTTAAATCTGCTGTCGTAGGTGGGATTTCCATCCATATCTACATATTGTGCGGCTATCTGACCGTTTCTGCCCATTATCTCAAGATCTTTTTCAGTGGCAACAAATCGGCCTTCACCATGGGATAAAGCTATAGTATATATATCTCCAAGGTTTACTTTGCTAAACCATGGTGATAATTTTGAGGTTATTATTGTACGAGCCATTGTGGAAACATGGCGCCCTATAGTATTAAACGTAAGAGTAGGACTGTCACTACTTAATTTCCTTATTTCTCCATATGGAAGCAGTCCCAGCTTAATCAATGCCTGAAAACCGTTACATATACCAAGCATCAGCCCATCACGGTTTTTTAGAAGATTCATGATGGCTTCGCTAACATATGGATTTCTGAAAGCTGTTGCAATAAATTTGCCTGATCCGTCAGGTTCGTCCCCTCCGCTGAAACCTCCGGGAATCATTACTATTTGAGATTTATTTATATTTTCTGCCATTTCTTTGATTGAGTCTTCTATATCTTTTGAGCTCATATTCTTTATTACCTGGATATTTACCAGGGCACCTGCTTTTTCAAAAGCTCTCATCGTATCATATTCACAGTTGGTTCCAGGGAAAACAGGTATATATACTCTCGGCTTGGCAAAGCTTTTTCTTACACTGGTTCTTTCTATTAAATTTCCGGATATTTTATCTGCAGGAGGATTATACATAAAAAGTTTTGGCTTTTCATTTATAAAATCATTTCTTGTAGGAAAGACTGATTCAAGAGGTTTTTCCCAATGGGAAAGTGCCTCCTCCAGACAGATATCTGTTCCGTTAACTGTTATTGCAGCTTTTTGCTGTGTGTATCCCAAAAGCTTAAAATCTACTCCCTCAAGAAGACTATCAGTATCCTCATCTCCCGGTAATTCTAGAATAATTGATCCATAGCCAGGAAGGAATAATTGCCTGTTTTCAATATTTTCGTTAAAAGCAAAACCTATTCGGTTTCCAAAAGCCATTTTGCTTATTGCCTCTGCAACTCCGCCGCACTTTACTGTACAAGAAGCAAGAACTTTTCTGTTAATTATAAGTTCATGAACTTTAACATAGTTTTTTCTCAATTGGTCAAAATCTGGCATTTCATTATGGTCTCTCTTAAGTGGAATTAGCACTACTTTACTTCCACACTGCTTAAATTCAGCAGATACAACTTTATCAGCATCTGCTATATCTACAGCAAAAGCAACCAGTGTAGGTGGAACATTCAGTTCATTGAAAGTTCCCGACATACTGTCCTTTCCGCCTATTGCGGGAATGCCCATTTCTTTCTGGGCTTTGAAGGCTCCAAGCAACGCACTGAAAGGTTTACCCCATTTTTCAGGGTTTTTACCCAGTTTTTCAAAATATTCCTGAAGACTGAGCCTTATTCTTCTGAAGTCTCCGCCCATAGCCACAATCTTAGAAACAGCTTCTATAACCGCATATAAAGCTCCATGGAAAGGACTCCATTCTGATAAGTAAGGATTAAAACCAAAAGTCATTAAGGTACCTGTTGTAGTATCCCCATCAAGTACAGGAATTTTTGCAGCCATACCCTCAGAAGGTGTCAATTGGTATTTACCTCCGAGAGGCATTAAAATTGTACCGGCTCCTATAGTGCTGTCGAACATTTCCACGAGACCTTTTTGACTGCATACATTCAATCTCTCAAGATTATTTAACCATGCAGATTTTAAATCACTTAATGAATTTTCCACTGTTTCAGGTATTTTATTAAAAAAGCTGTCGTTTTTGTCCGGTACCTTTATCTTTACTTGAGTTATTTGTTTTACTCCGTTTGTATTAAGAAATTCTCTTGATATATCAACAATTGTCTGGCCTCTCCATATCATTTTCATTCTGGGTTGCTCTGTTACAACAGCAACCGGAGTGGCCTCGAGGTTTTCTTCCTGAGCAGCATTTATGAAAGCTTCGACATTATCCTTGGATAATAAAACCGCCATTCTTTCCTGAGACTCGGATATGGCAAGCTCAGTCCCATCTAGTCCTTCATATTTTTTAGGTACTGCATCAAGATTTATTTCCAGTCCGTCAGCAAGTTCGCCAATTGCTACCGATACTCCACCTGCTCCAAAATCATTACATTTTTTTATCATTGTACTTACTTCAGGTTTTCTAAAAAGTCTTTGTATTTTTCTTTCTGTAGGAGGATTTCCCTTCTGGACTTCGGCTCCGCTAGTCATCAAAGACTCATCAGTATGAGCTTTAGAAGAACCTGTAGCTCCGCCGCATCCATCGCGGCCTGTTCTTCCACCCAGAAGAATTATTACATCACCGGGCTGTGGTTTTTCTCTTATTACATTTTTCTTAGGAGCTGCGCCAATTACTGCTCCTAATTCCAGTCTTTTAGCAACATACCCTTCATGGTATACTTCAGCAACCTGTCCTGTTGCTAAACCTACCTGATTTCCGTATGAACTGTATCCCGCTGCTGCCACTGTAGTTATTTTCCTCTGAGGTAGTTTCCCCGGCAAAGTATCTTCAATGCTGGCTCTTGGATCGCCACTTCCTGTTACTCTCATAGCCTGGTAAACATATGATCTTCCGGATAAAGGATCACGAATGGCACCGCCAAGACAGGTAGCTGCTCCGCCGAAAGGTTCGATTTCAGTAGGATGATTATGAGTTTCGTTTTTAAACATTACAAGCCATTCTTCATCCTTCCCGTCAACAATTACATTTACCACGATGCTGCATGCGTTAATTTCCTCAGACTCATCAAGATCTTTCAACATTCCCCTTTTTTTCATTTCTTTCATGGCTATGGTGGCAAGATCCATTAAAGTGATGTCCCTGTCTTTATCTTTATATACAAAATTTCTCGACTCAAGATAATCACCATAAACAGATTTTACTACATCACTGGCATATCCATCTTCAAATTTCACTTTCTCAATCTTTGTTAAAAAAGTAGTGTGCCTGCAATGATCTGACCAGTATGTATCAATAACTTTCATTTCAGTAACAGTAGGATTTCTCTTTTCCACATCCCTGAAATAGCTCTGACAGAATCTCAGATCCTCAATTGACATGGCAAAACCGGCTTCATTCATATATTTTTGCAGTTCTTCATTGCTCATATTAATGAAATTTTTAATTTCTTTTACATCTTCCGGTTTCTTTATTTTGGTTTTCAGAGTAAGAGGCTTTTCCAAGGATGCTTCTCTTGATTCCACAGGATTAATGCAGTATTTTTTTATATTTTCATATTCATCATCGCTTATACAGCCTTCAAGTATTATTATCTTCGCAACTTTTATTTCAGGTTTTTCACCGCAGGTTAATATCTGCACACATTGTGCTGCCGAATCGGCTCTCTGGTCATACTGCCCGGGAAGATATTCTATTGCTATAACTCTTGAATCGGGTGATATTTCCAGTTGCTCATTATATATAATATCAACCTGTGGTTCAGAAAATACAGTGTTTTTCGAAGCCTCAAACTCATTATCATCCATACCTTCGATGTCATATCTATTTATAACTCTTACAGATTCCAAACCAATTATTCCGAGGTTTTCCCTTAAATCATTATAGAGTTTTTGTGCTTCTATATTAAAACCCTGTTTTTTTTCTACAAAAATACGCCTAACAGTGTTTTTCATCTTCAAATCCTCCATTTTAAGGTTGTAATAGACATTCAAATTATAACATAAGGGTATTTTTGTGTAAAATGTTATGAAAAAATAATAAAATACGTGAATTTCTATTGATTTACATTGAGCTGATGTAGTGCTATTATATTATACAAACTAGAACCATTTATAATTTGCATATACATTAATGTACTAATTCTTCCGCGAAGTGATAATATTAGCTAATAAATATTGAACAATGAAAGGATGGTTATATGTCTGAACAAATTAAACAGATAGCCGCCAGAATTAAAGATCTGAGAGAAATATCAGGATTATCAATTGAAACTTTGGCACAAGAATTTAATGTACCGGTAGAAACTTATATTGAATATGAAAGCGGAAGTGTAGATATACCTGTGGGATTTCTACATAAAATTTCAAGCAGATTCAAAGTGGATATGACGGCTTTATTAACCGGAGAAGAACCAAAACTTAGAAATTATTGTGTAGTAAGAAATGGAAAAGGTGTATCTGTTGACAGAAGAAAAGCCTATAAATACCAGAATCTCGCCTATAATTTCTTGCATAAAAGAGCAGAGCCTTTTCTTGTAACCGTTGAACCTAAACCTGATGAATGTCCCCTGGAATTTAATGCTCATCCGGGGCAAGAATTCAATTATGTTCTTGAAGGTAAACTGAAGGTTGTTATTAATGGCTACGAATTAATATTAGATGAGGGGGACTCCCTCTACTTTGACTCCGGTTTGGAACATGGAATGAAAGCACTGAACGGAAAACCAGCAAAATTTTTAGCAATAATACTTTAAAATTGCTGTTTTAAGAATATTACAGAGCATTACCTAAATAAATTTGCTACAATGTCACATAATGTTAAAGAAAGAGGTTTTTGGAATGAATTTTATTAGTAGATATGTAACAAGAGAAGATTTTAAATCCTATGAAGATTTTGTATCAAATTTTAAAATAATAGTTCCAGAAAATTTTAACTTTGCCTATGATGTTGTTGACGAATATGCTGCTTTGGAACCAAATAAAAAAGCCATTGTATGGTGTGATGACAAGGGTGACGAAGCAACTTTCACCTTTGGACAGATTAAATATTATAGTGATAAAGCTGCAAACTTCTTTAAGTCAGCAGGTATCAAAAAAGGCGATGCCGTAATGCTGATACTTAAAAGACGTTATGAATTCTGGTTCTGCATTCTCGCATTGCATAAAATCGGTGCAATTTGCATACCTGCAACACATCTGCTTACAGCCAAGGATATTATCTACAGGTGTAATGCGGCAAGTATCAAAATGATTGTATCAGTTGCAGAAGATGAAGTAATAAAACATGTAGAGAATTCCCAGGCAGATTCACCAACATTAGAATCAAAAGTTTTGGTGGGTGGTTCCAAAGAAGGATGGATTGATTTTTATGCCGAATTGGAAAAAGCATCTGATTGCTTTGAAAGGCCTACCGGTGAAGACAGCATAAAAAACACTGATATATCACTAATGTATTTTACTTCAGGAACAACTGGAATGCCTAAAATGGTGCAGCATGATTTTACTTATCCTTTAGGCCATATAATAACAGCAAAATACTGGCAGAATGTACAGGATGACGGATTACACCTTACAGTAGCCGACACAGGCTGGGCTAAGGCTGTCTGGGGTAAAATCTATGGACAGTGGATATGTGGAAGCGCTGTATTTGTTTATGATTATGATAAATTTGTACCTAAAGAATTGCTGGATGTAATAATCAGGCACGGAGTTACAACTTTTTGTGCTCCACCCACAATATACAGGTTCTTTATTAAAGAAGACCTTAAAAAATATGATTTTAGTAAATTGGTACACTGTTCAATTGCAGGAGAACCATTAAATCCCGAAGTATACTATCAATTTTTAAAAGCAACAGGTCTTAAACTATCAGAGGGTTATGGCCAGACCGAATTAACACTTGCAATAGCAAATTATCCCTGGATAAATCCTAAACCAGGCTCAATGGGAAAACCTTCTCCTGGCTACGATGTAGATATTGTTAAAGAAGACGGGACTTCTTGTGATGTTGGAGAAGAAGGCCAGATTGTTATAAGAACTGATAAAAACGCACCTGTGGGTATGTTTAAAGGATATTACAGGGACGAAGAGCTTACCCGCAAGGTATGGCATGATGGGTTATATTATACCGGAGATATGGCATGGAAGGACGAAGACGGTTATTTCTGGTTTGTTGGAAGAGCTGATGATGTTATCAAGAGTTCCGGATACAGAATTGGTCCTTTCGAAGTTGAAAGCACTCTGTTGGAACACCCTGCCGTTTTGGAATGCGCGATAACAGGTGTACCTGATCCTATCAGGGGCAGTGTAGTTAAAGCAACTGTTGTTCTTGCAAAAGGTTACACTCCCGGTCCTGAATTGGTGAAAGAACTGCAGGAACATGTAAAAAATGTTACTGCTCCCTATAAATATCCAAGGATAATTGAATTTGTTTCTGAACTGCCGAAGACAATTAGCGGAAAGATCAGAAGAGTTGAAATAAGAGAACAGGATCGTAACAAGTAACCTTATGTTATAAAAAAGGATATATTTCTGTTTAAGTCAGAAATATATCCTTTTATTATGCTTATTTAATTTTCCAAAGTTACCAATTTTGTTAGTATTTGATTGCTTCTTTCAATAAATCTGGTCATTTCCTGAGCTTCCAGTTGCCTGTGGCTCATCATTGCCAGGTCATAGATATGCTGGCATAACATTTTAGCCTCTTCCCTTTTATCCTCTTTATCTTTAAACTTTAATATGGATTGTATAAGTATATTGCTGCTATTAAGTACCAAAGTTTCTTCTTTAGGCATTGAAGCAAATAAATCAGCATTTCCGAACATTCTGCTCATATCCTGAAGCCTTCTGGAATGCTCCGACAGGAGTATTACTGCAGGTATGGAAGCATCAATAAGGTTTTCTACCTTAACATTTAACTTATCGTTGCCTGTTGATTCTTTAAACAGTTTTTCCAGTTCGGCCGCCTCAG
It encodes:
- a CDS encoding AMP-binding protein; the encoded protein is MNFISRYVTREDFKSYEDFVSNFKIIVPENFNFAYDVVDEYAALEPNKKAIVWCDDKGDEATFTFGQIKYYSDKAANFFKSAGIKKGDAVMLILKRRYEFWFCILALHKIGAICIPATHLLTAKDIIYRCNAASIKMIVSVAEDEVIKHVENSQADSPTLESKVLVGGSKEGWIDFYAELEKASDCFERPTGEDSIKNTDISLMYFTSGTTGMPKMVQHDFTYPLGHIITAKYWQNVQDDGLHLTVADTGWAKAVWGKIYGQWICGSAVFVYDYDKFVPKELLDVIIRHGVTTFCAPPTIYRFFIKEDLKKYDFSKLVHCSIAGEPLNPEVYYQFLKATGLKLSEGYGQTELTLAIANYPWINPKPGSMGKPSPGYDVDIVKEDGTSCDVGEEGQIVIRTDKNAPVGMFKGYYRDEELTRKVWHDGLYYTGDMAWKDEDGYFWFVGRADDVIKSSGYRIGPFEVESTLLEHPAVLECAITGVPDPIRGSVVKATVVLAKGYTPGPELVKELQEHVKNVTAPYKYPRIIEFVSELPKTISGKIRRVEIREQDRNK
- a CDS encoding helix-turn-helix domain-containing protein, with protein sequence MSEQIKQIAARIKDLREISGLSIETLAQEFNVPVETYIEYESGSVDIPVGFLHKISSRFKVDMTALLTGEEPKLRNYCVVRNGKGVSVDRRKAYKYQNLAYNFLHKRAEPFLVTVEPKPDECPLEFNAHPGQEFNYVLEGKLKVVINGYELILDEGDSLYFDSGLEHGMKALNGKPAKFLAIIL
- a CDS encoding phosphoribosylformylglycinamidine synthase — its product is MKNTVRRIFVEKKQGFNIEAQKLYNDLRENLGIIGLESVRVINRYDIEGMDDNEFEASKNTVFSEPQVDIIYNEQLEISPDSRVIAIEYLPGQYDQRADSAAQCVQILTCGEKPEIKVAKIIILEGCISDDEYENIKKYCINPVESREASLEKPLTLKTKIKKPEDVKEIKNFINMSNEELQKYMNEAGFAMSIEDLRFCQSYFRDVEKRNPTVTEMKVIDTYWSDHCRHTTFLTKIEKVKFEDGYASDVVKSVYGDYLESRNFVYKDKDRDITLMDLATIAMKEMKKRGMLKDLDESEEINACSIVVNVIVDGKDEEWLVMFKNETHNHPTEIEPFGGAATCLGGAIRDPLSGRSYVYQAMRVTGSGDPRASIEDTLPGKLPQRKITTVAAAGYSSYGNQVGLATGQVAEVYHEGYVAKRLELGAVIGAAPKKNVIREKPQPGDVIILLGGRTGRDGCGGATGSSKAHTDESLMTSGAEVQKGNPPTERKIQRLFRKPEVSTMIKKCNDFGAGGVSVAIGELADGLEINLDAVPKKYEGLDGTELAISESQERMAVLLSKDNVEAFINAAQEENLEATPVAVVTEQPRMKMIWRGQTIVDISREFLNTNGVKQITQVKIKVPDKNDSFFNKIPETVENSLSDLKSAWLNNLERLNVCSQKGLVEMFDSTIGAGTILMPLGGKYQLTPSEGMAAKIPVLDGDTTTGTLMTFGFNPYLSEWSPFHGALYAVIEAVSKIVAMGGDFRRIRLSLQEYFEKLGKNPEKWGKPFSALLGAFKAQKEMGIPAIGGKDSMSGTFNELNVPPTLVAFAVDIADADKVVSAEFKQCGSKVVLIPLKRDHNEMPDFDQLRKNYVKVHELIINRKVLASCTVKCGGVAEAISKMAFGNRIGFAFNENIENRQLFLPGYGSIILELPGDEDTDSLLEGVDFKLLGYTQQKAAITVNGTDICLEEALSHWEKPLESVFPTRNDFINEKPKLFMYNPPADKISGNLIERTSVRKSFAKPRVYIPVFPGTNCEYDTMRAFEKAGALVNIQVIKNMSSKDIEDSIKEMAENINKSQIVMIPGGFSGGDEPDGSGKFIATAFRNPYVSEAIMNLLKNRDGLMLGICNGFQALIKLGLLPYGEIRKLSSDSPTLTFNTIGRHVSTMARTIITSKLSPWFSKVNLGDIYTIALSHGEGRFVATEKDLEIMGRNGQIAAQYVDMDGNPTYDSRFNPNGSIHGIECITSPDGRVLGKMGHSERIGTNVAKNVPGEKDQKIFEAGVEYFS
- a CDS encoding MFS transporter, which gives rise to MRRIIFDRGIAKIRSLNKNFRAFLKMNSCFLGFVTIINLFINTFLFKASGNSDQVMIYNIFLSAVQPFSMIGTVFVLRKASPLISQRISFLLYGIVFASLVITGEYAANYYWAIGTLLSIAAGFYYATYCLQLVSYTNDDNLDTATGILSTVGSVISLALPLILGFLLSLFKDFTGYRILFILMFMLSSLALKFSMELAPLSQFDKDKKVYLSEVAQTLLQNKIGWKIMGITFLIGIRDGTFSFFISVLIYQFIANEAVIGINSFLGNACAILSASLYALLVTPGRRSRSVFFSVTVIAGAIALLYINLSPVTLIAFNVVNSLLIYFINMPQVNIYFSVVQNIDYFKGKGAEVHTIREFFLGAGKVLGIILTMNMPGSAAGYVTAMLILTVSQYISAFLINSIQSQLDIQQTDNNKTGDELKIYA